A section of the Thauera chlorobenzoica genome encodes:
- the trpD gene encoding anthranilate phosphoribosyltransferase gives MTMTAQQALQRTIEHREIFFDEMLSLMRQIMAGDISPVMTAAILTGLRVKKETIGEITAAATVMREMATKVHVAPPHEHFLDVVGTGGDGSHTFNISTATIFVAAAAGARVAKHGGRSVSSKSGAADVLEALGVNLNLSPEQVAACVEATGIGFMFAPNYHSAMKNVAPVRREMGVRTIFNILGPLTNPAGAPNTLMGVFHPDLVGIQARVMERLGANHVLVVHGLDGMDELSLGAATLVGELKDGEVREYEIHPEDFGLQMAGTRNLRVADAEASRAVLLGALENRDGPARDIVALNAGAALYTANLVDSIGAGIERARETLASGAARHKLDEFVRFTRRFGAAA, from the coding sequence ATGACGATGACCGCCCAGCAAGCCCTGCAACGCACGATCGAGCACCGCGAGATATTCTTCGACGAGATGCTGTCGCTGATGCGCCAGATCATGGCCGGCGACATCTCGCCGGTGATGACCGCCGCCATCCTCACCGGCCTGCGCGTCAAGAAGGAAACCATCGGCGAGATCACCGCCGCCGCCACGGTGATGCGCGAGATGGCGACCAAGGTCCATGTCGCGCCGCCGCACGAGCACTTCCTCGACGTCGTCGGCACCGGCGGCGACGGCTCGCACACCTTCAACATCTCCACCGCCACCATCTTCGTCGCCGCCGCCGCCGGCGCGCGCGTGGCCAAGCACGGCGGGCGCAGCGTGTCGTCCAAGTCCGGCGCCGCCGACGTCCTCGAAGCGCTCGGCGTCAACCTGAACCTGTCGCCGGAGCAGGTCGCCGCCTGCGTCGAGGCCACCGGCATCGGCTTCATGTTCGCCCCCAACTACCACAGCGCGATGAAGAACGTCGCCCCGGTGCGGCGCGAGATGGGCGTGCGCACGATCTTCAACATCCTTGGCCCGCTGACCAACCCGGCCGGTGCGCCAAACACCCTGATGGGGGTGTTCCACCCCGACCTCGTCGGCATCCAGGCGCGCGTCATGGAGCGCCTGGGCGCCAACCACGTGCTGGTCGTGCATGGCCTGGACGGCATGGACGAGCTCAGCCTCGGCGCCGCCACCCTGGTCGGCGAGCTCAAGGACGGCGAGGTGCGCGAGTACGAGATCCACCCCGAGGACTTCGGCCTGCAGATGGCCGGCACCCGCAACCTGCGCGTGGCCGACGCCGAGGCGTCGCGTGCGGTGTTGCTCGGCGCGCTGGAAAACCGCGATGGCCCGGCGCGCGACATCGTCGCCCTCAACGCCGGCGCGGCGCTGTACACCGCCAACCTGGTCGACTCCATCGGCGCCGGCATCGAGCGCGCACGCGAAACCCTCGCCAGCGGCGCGGCGCGCCACAAGCTCGACGAGTTCGTGCGCTTCACCCGCCGCTTCGGAGCTGCGGCATGA
- the trpC gene encoding indole-3-glycerol phosphate synthase TrpC, which translates to MSDILDKICAVKATEVATATAHTPLSAMRALAEAQPAARDFVAAIRTRHAAGRPAVIAEIKKASPSKGVIRADFRPAEIAAAYEAAGAACLSVLTDRSFFQGAPEYLQAARAACALPVLRKDFIVDPYQVFEARAMGADAILLIAACLDGARMRDLEQLAIALGLAVLVEVHDGSELERALQLQTPLIGINNRNLRTFDVSLQTTLELSPRIATGATGRIVVTESGILTPEDVALMRAHAVQTFLVGEAFMRADDPGAALRALFGS; encoded by the coding sequence ATGAGCGACATCCTGGACAAGATCTGCGCGGTCAAGGCCACCGAAGTCGCCACCGCCACCGCGCACACGCCGCTCTCCGCGATGCGCGCCCTCGCCGAGGCCCAGCCGGCGGCGCGCGACTTCGTCGCCGCGATCCGCACCCGCCACGCTGCCGGCCGCCCCGCGGTGATCGCCGAAATCAAGAAGGCGAGCCCGTCGAAGGGCGTGATCCGGGCCGATTTCCGCCCCGCCGAGATCGCCGCCGCCTACGAGGCCGCCGGCGCCGCCTGCCTGTCGGTGCTCACCGACCGCTCCTTCTTCCAGGGCGCGCCCGAATACCTGCAGGCGGCGCGCGCCGCCTGTGCGCTGCCGGTGCTGCGCAAGGACTTCATCGTCGATCCCTACCAGGTGTTCGAGGCCCGCGCGATGGGGGCGGACGCGATCCTGCTGATCGCCGCCTGCCTCGACGGCGCGCGCATGCGCGACCTCGAGCAGCTCGCCATCGCCCTCGGCCTGGCGGTGCTGGTCGAAGTCCATGACGGCTCCGAGCTGGAGCGCGCGCTGCAGCTGCAGACCCCGCTGATCGGCATCAACAACCGCAACCTGCGCACCTTCGACGTTTCACTGCAGACCACCCTCGAGCTGTCGCCGCGCATCGCCACCGGCGCCACCGGGCGCATCGTCGTCACCGAGTCCGGCATCCTGACGCCGGAGGACGTCGCCCTGATGCGCGCGCACGCGGTGCAGACCTTCCTCGTCGGCGAAGCCTTCATGCGTGCCGACGACCCCGGCGCGGCGCTGCGGGCGCTGTTCGGGAGCTGA